From uncultured Methanobrevibacter sp.:
TGAAGTAAAAACTGATGGTGCCATTAAATGGAATTCCCTTAAAGATGTAATTTCATCCAAAAAGCTCAAATTGACAGATTTACTGATTGATGAAGGGGAAATAATCCTTCAGTCAGACGATTTTTTAGAGAGATTTTCCGATAAATTTCATGACAGAAACCCAGACAGAATGTATAACATTTTAATTGGAGACAATGTCAAGGAACAAATTCTTTCAAGGCTGATAATGCAGAAAACTGAAGAATACATTGCCAGAATTAAAGAGATGTCTGCACATGTTGAAATTCATCCTGCCATTTTAAAAATTGCAGAACAACTGAAAGAATTCATTCCAGAAGAAACCAGCAAATATAATCAGTATTATGCAGGAAGCGGTGGAATATATGGCACCGTTCAGGCAGAAAAACTGAATCCAGATGCATTTCCACCATGCATTAAAACAACAGTTGAAGGAGTATCTTCCGGAGGGAGAAATGATGCCATAGTACTTCTTTTAACTTCATTTGCATCATATGCACGATTATATCCTAGGATTTTCGCTTCAGATGAAACAGTTAAAGTTTCAGACATGGATCCTGACTTAACAATAACTGAAAATGAAATTCTGCCGCTGATTTTTGATGCCGCAGACAATTGTACACCCCCATTATTTAAAGACCAGCCACAAGAAAAAATCAATATCATCTCTAAATTAGGTTTTGGAATGCACGAAACAGTTGATATTAATCATGAAGGCGAAACAAAATGGTATACACCAATGAGCTGTGAGAAAATCAAAATTCACCTCCCTCACCTATGTCATCCCGACAAATCATGTAAGGGCATCAATAATCCACTATCATGTTACGGTCGAAAAAAATTCCAACTTGACCGTGAACAGAAAGAGGAATAATATTCCATCCACCTAATTTCATAAGAAATACTATTTATACAATTTCTGAC
This genomic window contains:
- a CDS encoding DNA primase, coding for MAEVSYINPLSNEGRQIIRQYGDLNQIFEEDETLIDICTHTLNQRISDDSLIPKSYADYAIKRIQWAIEKKNNKNFTPAEFEYLTNEELFQKDVVIFHILCQAIANQFNIGSRETRLFVESQGILIQERLSKIPPMARAEIIDEVLDEVKTDGAIKWNSLKDVISSKKLKLTDLLIDEGEIILQSDDFLERFSDKFHDRNPDRMYNILIGDNVKEQILSRLIMQKTEEYIARIKEMSAHVEIHPAILKIAEQLKEFIPEETSKYNQYYAGSGGIYGTVQAEKLNPDAFPPCIKTTVEGVSSGGRNDAIVLLLTSFASYARLYPRIFASDETVKVSDMDPDLTITENEILPLIFDAADNCTPPLFKDQPQEKINIISKLGFGMHETVDINHEGETKWYTPMSCEKIKIHLPHLCHPDKSCKGINNPLSCYGRKKFQLDREQKEE